One window of the Alphaproteobacteria bacterium genome contains the following:
- a CDS encoding TAXI family TRAP transporter solute-binding subunit, whose product MSPVPGVTAQRVTRRLFNLGLLAAGTGLGFAGVRGLLPNRPAASAQEVRYLRIGTGDVGGVYFRVGGILANMFSDPASVSECEGAGPCGVPGVVAVAQATGGSVDNVGRIGGGDLEAGLCQSDVAYWAYHGKEMFADAAVDTLRLVANLYSEAVHVVVAADSDAASIGDLAGRRVVVGAEGSGSLIGARIILAAYGLDLDRIVPIYENITMGVTLLEAGEADAVFVTSGAPSPSLMPLAEGPGFRLLDIDDAHVEAIRRQAPFFTRLRIPRDQYHGVGDTRTLAVGAQLFVQAALDEDVVFALTRALWHPSNRSVLNNGHPVGQRIVLEKALSGMTVPLHPGAARFYETVELPVAGPTELPADGGAEPDAPDAPEPQ is encoded by the coding sequence ATGTCACCGGTTCCCGGCGTGACCGCGCAAAGGGTCACGCGACGCCTGTTCAATCTCGGACTGCTCGCCGCCGGCACCGGCCTGGGCTTTGCCGGCGTGCGCGGGCTGTTGCCGAATCGACCGGCCGCCAGCGCCCAGGAAGTGCGCTACCTGCGCATCGGCACGGGCGACGTGGGCGGGGTCTATTTCCGCGTCGGCGGGATCCTGGCCAACATGTTCAGCGACCCGGCCTCCGTCTCCGAATGCGAGGGCGCCGGCCCGTGCGGCGTGCCCGGCGTGGTCGCGGTGGCGCAGGCCACCGGCGGCTCGGTCGACAATGTCGGCCGCATAGGCGGCGGCGACCTGGAAGCCGGGCTGTGCCAGTCCGACGTCGCCTATTGGGCGTACCACGGCAAGGAGATGTTCGCCGACGCGGCGGTCGACACGCTGCGGCTGGTCGCGAATCTCTACAGCGAGGCTGTGCACGTCGTCGTGGCCGCGGACAGCGACGCCGCCTCGATCGGCGACCTGGCCGGCCGCCGCGTCGTCGTCGGCGCCGAAGGTTCCGGCAGCCTGATCGGCGCGCGCATCATCCTCGCCGCCTACGGGCTGGACCTCGACCGGATCGTCCCGATCTACGAGAACATCACCATGGGCGTGACGCTGCTGGAGGCCGGCGAGGCGGACGCGGTGTTCGTCACCAGCGGCGCGCCGTCGCCGTCGCTGATGCCGCTGGCCGAGGGACCGGGGTTCCGGCTGCTGGACATCGACGATGCCCATGTCGAGGCGATACGCCGGCAGGCGCCATTCTTCACCCGCCTGCGCATCCCGCGCGACCAGTATCACGGTGTCGGCGACACCCGCACCCTGGCGGTCGGCGCCCAGCTGTTCGTGCAGGCTGCGCTGGACGAGGACGTGGTGTTCGCACTGACGCGCGCGCTCTGGCATCCGTCGAACCGCAGCGTGCTCAACAACGGGCATCCGGTCGGCCAGCGCATCGTGCTGGAGAAGGCGCTGTCTGGCATGACGGTGCCGCTGCACCCCGGCGCCGCCCGCTTCTACGAGACGGTCGAGCTGCCGGTCGCCGGACCGACCGAGCTGCCGGCCGATGGAGGCGCCGAACCGGACGCGCCGGACGCCCCGGAACCGCAGTAG
- a CDS encoding tripartite tricarboxylate transporter substrate-binding protein, protein MTTTLAALALAGGMAFEAQAFEPGDVECIAPANPGGGWDFTCRQVGKVLSDLGLVPGQVEVTNMAGGGGGVAYAYVVTERGDDANLLVAASTATTTRLAQNQFVGLTADQVRFVGSLGADYGVIVVAADSPYQSLGDLVDAVKADPSSITFAGGSAAGGFDHLKVLQVMKSAGFDDIRSIPYIAFDGGGEAVTQVLGGHVTAMTGDISEVLGFMQAGDVRVLGVLSDERLPGELADIPTATEQGFAVVAPNWRGFYVPKDAGDDSFTYWAGALDTIYQSDEWQQIMVENGLMPFFKAGPDFQGFVDAQVADIAALSREIGVIQ, encoded by the coding sequence ATGACGACGACCCTTGCCGCGCTGGCGTTGGCCGGCGGCATGGCGTTCGAGGCCCAGGCGTTCGAGCCGGGCGACGTGGAATGCATCGCGCCGGCCAATCCGGGCGGCGGCTGGGACTTCACCTGCCGCCAGGTCGGCAAGGTGCTCAGCGACCTGGGCCTGGTCCCCGGCCAGGTCGAGGTGACCAACATGGCCGGTGGCGGCGGCGGCGTCGCCTATGCCTATGTCGTAACCGAGCGCGGCGACGACGCGAACCTGCTGGTCGCGGCCTCGACGGCGACCACCACCCGGCTGGCGCAGAACCAGTTCGTCGGCCTGACCGCCGACCAGGTCCGCTTCGTCGGCTCGCTCGGCGCCGACTACGGCGTGATCGTGGTGGCGGCCGATTCGCCCTATCAGTCGCTCGGCGACCTGGTCGATGCCGTCAAGGCGGACCCGTCGTCGATCACCTTCGCCGGCGGCAGCGCGGCCGGCGGCTTCGACCACCTCAAGGTCCTGCAGGTGATGAAGTCGGCGGGCTTCGACGATATCCGCTCGATCCCCTACATCGCCTTCGACGGCGGCGGCGAGGCGGTGACCCAGGTGCTGGGCGGCCACGTCACCGCGATGACCGGCGACATCTCCGAGGTGCTCGGCTTCATGCAGGCCGGCGACGTGCGCGTGCTCGGCGTGCTGTCGGACGAACGCCTGCCCGGCGAGCTCGCCGACATCCCGACCGCGACCGAGCAGGGCTTCGCCGTGGTGGCGCCGAACTGGCGCGGCTTCTACGTGCCGAAGGATGCCGGCGACGACAGCTTCACCTACTGGGCCGGCGCGCTCGACACCATCTACCAGTCCGACGAATGGCAGCAGATCATGGTCGAGAACGGCCTGATGCCGTTCTTCAAGGCCGGGCCCGACTTCCAGGGCTTCGTCGACGCCCAGGTCGCCGACATCGCAGCGCTGAGCCGCGAGATCGGGGTCATCCAGTAG
- a CDS encoding tripartite tricarboxylate transporter TctB family protein, which produces MLASLIAYAYLLKPLGFVLATALAAGFVSWRLGSRPMLAPAIGVGVSLTIYAVFRLILGLSLARGPWGF; this is translated from the coding sequence GTGCTGGCAAGCCTGATCGCCTACGCCTATCTGCTGAAGCCGCTGGGCTTCGTGCTGGCCACCGCACTGGCCGCCGGCTTCGTCAGCTGGCGCCTGGGCTCGCGGCCGATGCTCGCGCCGGCGATCGGCGTCGGGGTGTCGCTGACGATCTACGCCGTGTTCCGCCTGATACTGGGGCTGTCGCTGGCACGCGGTCCCTGGGGATTCTGA
- a CDS encoding Asp/Glu racemase encodes MRDRLAFLHTARSNADLFEALIGDRPLRRRHVVRDDLRDRALTGAGLTAPVRAETKAALRALADISDAVVLTCSTLGPAADDLANLPVLRIDRALANAAVADGGRVGVLYAAPTTRDATARLFAEAAAATGATVTLEPVPRAWDLFMRGDTHAYARSIADAADDAAARFDVVALAQCSMAPAAALCGGRPPLTSLHLGLEAALALAGRAG; translated from the coding sequence ATGCGCGACCGGCTGGCTTTCCTGCACACGGCGCGCTCCAACGCCGACCTGTTCGAGGCGCTGATCGGCGACCGACCGCTGCGCCGCCGCCACGTGGTGCGCGACGACCTGCGCGACCGTGCGCTGACTGGCGCAGGCCTGACCGCGCCGGTCCGGGCCGAGACGAAGGCGGCGCTGCGCGCGCTGGCGGACATATCGGACGCGGTGGTGCTGACCTGCTCGACGCTCGGCCCCGCAGCAGACGACCTGGCGAACCTGCCGGTGTTGCGGATCGATCGGGCGCTGGCGAATGCCGCGGTCGCCGACGGCGGACGCGTCGGCGTGCTCTATGCCGCACCGACCACGCGCGATGCCACCGCGCGCCTGTTCGCCGAGGCGGCGGCCGCGACCGGCGCGACGGTGACGCTGGAGCCGGTGCCGCGGGCCTGGGACCTGTTCATGCGCGGCGACACGCACGCCTATGCGCGCTCGATCGCCGATGCAGCCGACGATGCGGCGGCGCGCTTCGACGTCGTCGCGCTGGCGCAATGCTCGATGGCGCCGGCCGCCGCGCTCTGCGGGGGCAGGCCGCCGCTGACCAGCCTGCACCTCGGCCTCGAGGCCGCGTTGGCGCTGGCCGGTCGCGCCGGCTGA
- a CDS encoding FAD-binding oxidoreductase, translated as MVGLATAIHLQRRGFAVTLVDRGPPGGETSFGNAGVIGRGSILPVATPGVRRKAWRYLLNRDPAVRVDHAALPALLPWLRRFLACADARTMTRNAAPLNTLCAAALAAHEDLIAEAGAGGLLRRNGYLTAYRTAARFAADAPARAILAAHGVAMDLLDAADVAAIEPHLAPVFRHAVLAVGSASVSDPGALCAAYHRLYLARGGTGLRFTVQALLPAGDGWRVATDGPTLVADRVVVALGPWSADLLRPLGLRLPLGVERGYHTHRRPLGNAVLGRPVFDAESGYVLAPMDAGIRITSGTELARRDAPSTPRQLARVLPVAHATFPMEQRALADGDVWRGARPSFPDSLPVIGPAPGRPGLWLAFGHGHIGFSTGPATGRAVAAAIAGAAPEFDLAPFSAARWL; from the coding sequence ATGGTTGGGCTCGCGACCGCGATCCACCTGCAGCGGCGCGGCTTTGCCGTCACCCTGGTCGATCGCGGCCCGCCCGGCGGCGAGACCTCGTTCGGCAATGCCGGGGTGATCGGCCGCGGCTCGATCCTGCCGGTGGCAACCCCCGGCGTACGGCGCAAGGCCTGGCGCTACCTGCTCAACCGCGACCCGGCGGTGCGGGTCGATCATGCCGCGCTGCCGGCACTGCTGCCGTGGCTGCGGCGGTTCCTGGCCTGCGCCGACGCCCGGACCATGACCCGCAACGCGGCGCCGCTGAACACGCTGTGCGCCGCAGCCCTGGCCGCCCACGAGGACCTGATCGCGGAGGCCGGCGCCGGCGGCCTGTTACGCCGCAACGGCTATCTCACCGCCTACCGCACCGCGGCGCGGTTCGCCGCGGACGCGCCGGCGCGCGCGATCCTGGCCGCGCACGGAGTGGCCATGGACCTGCTCGACGCCGCCGATGTCGCCGCCATCGAGCCGCATCTGGCGCCGGTTTTCCGTCACGCGGTGCTCGCGGTCGGCAGCGCCTCCGTCAGCGACCCCGGCGCGCTGTGCGCGGCATATCATCGGCTGTACCTGGCCCGCGGCGGCACCGGCCTGCGTTTCACAGTGCAGGCGCTGTTACCGGCGGGCGACGGCTGGCGCGTCGCCACCGACGGGCCGACGCTCGTGGCCGACCGTGTGGTGGTGGCGTTGGGCCCCTGGTCGGCCGACCTGTTGCGGCCGCTGGGCCTGCGGCTGCCGCTCGGGGTCGAGCGCGGCTATCACACCCATCGGCGGCCGCTCGGCAATGCGGTGCTGGGCCGGCCGGTGTTCGACGCGGAAAGCGGCTATGTGCTGGCGCCGATGGACGCCGGCATCCGCATCACCAGCGGCACCGAGCTAGCCCGCCGCGACGCACCGTCGACGCCGCGCCAACTGGCGCGCGTGCTGCCGGTGGCGCATGCGACCTTTCCGATGGAGCAGCGGGCCCTGGCGGACGGCGACGTCTGGCGCGGAGCCCGGCCGTCGTTCCCCGACTCCCTGCCTGTCATCGGGCCCGCGCCCGGACGGCCCGGGCTATGGCTCGCCTTCGGGCACGGCCATATCGGCTTCAGCACCGGGCCTGCGACCGGCCGGGCCGTCGCCGCGGCGATCGCCGGCGCGGCGCCCGAGTTCGACCTGGCGCCGTTCTCGGCCGCACGCTGGCTGTAG
- a CDS encoding aspartate/glutamate racemase family protein, whose protein sequence is MDRGREPNHAGAEHRDACARPRGIDCCHDADRLSGTKLRRLRAQRRPPDVSSPATGPSVPAGPPRLGVVMLDTRFPRLPGDIGNPATFPGIAVDYRRVPHATVARAVVAEAPDAGLADAIVAAAADLHAAGADLIATSCGFLGILQARLEAAVLCPVIASALVRLPAIRRSVGADATIGILTFDARKLGAHHFGVEAGPVAVRGIEAGTCLHPAIAGDRTWFDPDAARADAVAAAESLKAAAPDMAAAVLECTNLVPYRDAIALTLGVPLFDITAMIDADLTVEQRGTSSRHGPELPESVAPGMAIR, encoded by the coding sequence GTGGATCGCGGTCGCGAGCCCAACCATGCCGGCGCCGAGCACCGCGATGCTTGCGCCCGCCCGCGCGGGATTGACTGCTGCCATGATGCTGATCGACTGTCCGGAACGAAGCTGCGCCGGCTGCGAGCGCAGCGGAGGCCGCCCGACGTGTCAAGCCCCGCAACCGGCCCGTCCGTCCCTGCCGGCCCGCCGCGGCTGGGCGTGGTGATGCTCGACACGCGCTTCCCGCGGCTTCCTGGCGATATCGGCAATCCCGCCACCTTTCCCGGCATCGCCGTCGACTATCGGCGGGTGCCGCACGCCACGGTGGCCCGGGCGGTCGTCGCGGAAGCGCCGGACGCCGGGCTGGCCGATGCGATCGTCGCGGCGGCGGCCGACCTGCACGCGGCCGGTGCCGACCTGATCGCGACGTCGTGCGGTTTCCTGGGCATCTTGCAGGCGCGCCTGGAAGCCGCGGTGCTGTGCCCGGTGATTGCCTCGGCGCTGGTCCGGCTGCCGGCGATCCGGCGGTCGGTCGGCGCCGACGCGACCATCGGCATCCTGACCTTCGATGCCCGCAAGCTGGGGGCGCACCATTTCGGCGTCGAGGCCGGCCCGGTGGCCGTCCGCGGCATCGAGGCCGGCACGTGCCTGCACCCGGCAATCGCCGGGGACCGGACGTGGTTCGACCCCGATGCAGCCCGCGCCGACGCGGTGGCTGCCGCGGAATCGCTGAAGGCAGCCGCACCGGACATGGCCGCGGCCGTGCTCGAATGCACCAACCTTGTACCCTACAGGGATGCGATAGCCCTGACGTTGGGCGTGCCGTTGTTCGACATCACGGCCATGATCGACGCGGACCTGACTGTGGAGCAGCGGGGCACTTCGTCTCGGCACGGCCCGGAACTGCCGGAATCGGTGGCGCCGGGGATGGCGATTCGCTAA
- a CDS encoding CoA transferase: MNPLDGIRVLDLTNVLAGPFCCHQLAHMGADVIKVEAVGHGDLARRLGADESLNARGMGVSFLAQNAGKRSVTANLKHPRGREAFLALMRTADVVVENFRPGVMDRLGLGWPALREMRPGLIYCAISGFGQDGPWRDLPAYDQVIRAARGDGGDQGAGRAASAWDSRSATPSAGWPPPSPSPRPGRTRPRPRRWPLHRRLDAGGDAGDHGLGGLRTG, encoded by the coding sequence ATGAATCCGCTGGACGGAATCCGGGTCCTCGACCTGACCAATGTGCTGGCAGGCCCGTTCTGCTGTCACCAGCTCGCCCACATGGGTGCCGACGTGATCAAGGTCGAGGCGGTCGGCCACGGCGACCTGGCCCGCCGCCTCGGTGCCGACGAGAGCCTGAACGCCCGCGGCATGGGCGTTTCGTTCCTGGCCCAGAACGCAGGCAAGCGCTCGGTTACCGCCAATCTGAAACATCCGCGCGGGCGCGAGGCGTTCCTTGCGCTGATGCGCACCGCCGACGTGGTGGTGGAGAATTTCCGTCCCGGCGTGATGGATCGGCTCGGCCTGGGCTGGCCGGCGCTGCGTGAAATGCGGCCAGGGCTGATCTATTGCGCCATATCCGGCTTCGGCCAGGACGGGCCATGGCGCGACCTGCCCGCCTACGACCAGGTCATCAGGGCTGCGCGGGGTGATGGCGGTGACCAGGGCGCCGGAAGGGCCGCGTCCGCGTGGGATTCCCGGTCTGCGACACCATCGGCGGGCTGGCCGCCGCCTTCGCCATCGCCGCGGCCTGGCCGGACGCGGCCGCGGCCGCGCCGATGGCCACTTCATCGACGTCTCGATGCTGGAGGCGACGCTGGCGACCATGGGCTGGGCGGTCTCCGAACTGGCTGA
- a CDS encoding helix-turn-helix domain-containing protein, which translates to MAREQRVEAVERALSILEAFNQQRERMGLAELADETGLYKSTILRLAASLQRYGYLLRGSDGLYRLGPSLWRLGSLYRRGFDLGEVVRPALRQLVAATGETASFYVREGDERVCLYRENSPRVVRHHLDEGARLPLDRGAAAHVLREFTRDAPPRPVVSVGERNPELAAVAAAVTGADGALRGALAVSGPVARFDEGARGRAAALLAGIAAELSARVA; encoded by the coding sequence ATGGCGCGCGAGCAGCGGGTGGAGGCGGTGGAACGGGCGCTCTCGATCCTCGAGGCGTTCAACCAGCAGCGCGAGCGCATGGGACTGGCGGAGCTGGCGGACGAGACCGGGCTCTACAAGAGCACCATCCTGCGCCTGGCGGCGTCGCTGCAGCGATACGGCTACCTGCTGCGCGGTTCCGACGGGCTCTACCGGCTCGGGCCGAGCCTGTGGCGGCTGGGCTCGCTGTACCGGCGCGGCTTCGACCTCGGTGAGGTTGTCCGACCGGCGTTGCGCCAGCTGGTGGCGGCGACCGGCGAGACCGCGTCGTTCTATGTCCGCGAGGGCGACGAGCGGGTCTGCCTGTATCGCGAGAACTCGCCGCGTGTCGTGCGCCACCACCTGGACGAGGGTGCCCGCCTGCCGCTGGACCGCGGCGCCGCCGCCCATGTGCTGCGCGAGTTCACGCGCGATGCGCCGCCGCGGCCGGTGGTCTCGGTCGGCGAGCGCAACCCGGAGCTGGCCGCGGTGGCGGCGGCGGTGACCGGCGCCGATGGCGCCCTGCGCGGCGCGCTGGCGGTGTCGGGGCCGGTGGCGCGATTCGACGAAGGGGCGCGCGGGCGCGCCGCGGCGCTGCTCGCCGGGATCGCGGCGGAACTGTCGGCGCGCGTGGCCTGA
- a CDS encoding trypsin-like peptidase domain-containing protein encodes MAHNELQPANGEARFRRPLAAAARFGALLAAALAAACQTAPQQRAAGEPASPGPREAILTLAPMLERVTPAVVNISVEAVTEAELPPVLQDPQVRRFFGIPDDLPEQREMSVGSGVIFDAGAGYVVTNAHVVAGADHIWVTLKDGRVFDAVPIGADPQTDLAVLQIDAGSLQALPFADSDEVRVGDYAFAIGNPFGLGQSVSNGIVSGLGRAGLIRDGYEDFIQTDAPINPGNSGGALVNSRGDLIGINSAILSRTGGNIGIGFAIPSNIAANVVSQLIDAGTVERGQLGIVVTDIDQELIAELDLDVYRGAVVTDVRPGSAAADAPLAVGDVITGVNGHSVDSAAALRSRIGLMHVGDQVNLTVIRQGRETRVSTRLSPPS; translated from the coding sequence ATGGCGCACAACGAACTGCAACCGGCGAACGGCGAGGCCAGGTTCCGCCGTCCGCTGGCCGCGGCGGCCCGTTTCGGTGCGCTGCTGGCCGCGGCGTTGGCGGCAGCCTGCCAGACCGCGCCGCAACAGCGCGCCGCAGGCGAACCGGCGAGCCCGGGCCCGCGCGAGGCGATCCTGACGCTGGCGCCGATGCTGGAGCGGGTGACGCCGGCGGTGGTCAACATCTCCGTCGAGGCGGTGACCGAGGCCGAGCTGCCGCCGGTGCTGCAGGACCCGCAGGTGCGCCGCTTCTTCGGCATCCCCGACGACCTGCCGGAGCAGCGCGAGATGAGCGTCGGCTCCGGCGTGATCTTCGACGCCGGCGCCGGCTATGTGGTGACCAACGCCCATGTGGTGGCCGGGGCCGACCACATCTGGGTGACGCTGAAGGACGGGCGCGTATTCGACGCCGTCCCGATCGGCGCCGACCCGCAGACCGACCTGGCGGTGCTGCAGATCGACGCCGGCAGCCTGCAGGCGCTGCCCTTCGCCGATTCCGACGAGGTGCGCGTCGGCGACTACGCCTTCGCCATCGGCAACCCGTTCGGACTGGGCCAGTCGGTGTCGAACGGCATCGTCAGCGGGTTGGGCCGGGCCGGGCTGATCCGCGACGGCTATGAGGATTTCATCCAGACCGACGCACCGATCAACCCGGGCAATTCCGGCGGTGCGCTGGTCAATTCGCGCGGCGACCTGATCGGCATCAATTCGGCGATCCTTTCGCGCACCGGCGGCAACATCGGCATCGGCTTCGCGATTCCCAGCAACATCGCCGCCAACGTGGTGTCGCAGCTGATCGACGCCGGCACCGTCGAACGCGGCCAGCTGGGCATCGTGGTGACCGACATCGACCAGGAACTGATCGCCGAGCTCGACCTCGACGTCTATCGCGGCGCGGTGGTCACCGACGTCCGTCCCGGCTCCGCCGCCGCGGACGCCCCCCTGGCGGTCGGCGACGTGATCACCGGGGTCAACGGGCACAGCGTCGACAGTGCGGCGGCGCTGCGCAGCCGCATCGGGCTGATGCACGTCGGCGATCAAGTGAATTTGACCGTGATCCGGCAGGGGCGCGAGACACGGGTCTCGACGCGGCTGAGCCCGCCCTCCTAG
- a CDS encoding LysR substrate-binding domain-containing protein, with the protein MHRGLLPLNALRAFEATARTGRMGRAADELSVTHGAVSRQVRQLEAVLGCRLVEGPRHDQRLTQAGLLLAQGLTPAFEMMERATTAVMRRGVAELQVSCLATLLMRWLIPRLHRFKARHPEIDVRLSASDEPVAFAREHIDLAIRRLAAPFPDGTAAVPFLPEQVGPVLAPRLTPAGGVHGPRDLLAVPRLHTASRRDAWPDWMARVGMDGLAVDQGAEFEHFYFMLEAAAAGLGVAIGPYPLVADDLAAGRLVAPLGFVDGGHAYVAYWPRQGGHPAAAAFAAWLAEEGRATASYCGSGASGASGSAPPSAGSSVGPATGSSTVS; encoded by the coding sequence ATGCATCGTGGCCTCTTGCCGCTGAACGCGCTGCGCGCCTTCGAGGCGACCGCCAGGACCGGGCGCATGGGCCGGGCCGCGGACGAGCTTTCGGTGACCCATGGCGCGGTCAGTCGGCAGGTCAGGCAGCTGGAGGCGGTGCTCGGCTGCAGGCTGGTCGAGGGACCGCGCCACGACCAGCGGCTGACCCAGGCCGGGCTGCTGCTGGCGCAGGGCCTCACGCCGGCATTCGAGATGATGGAGCGGGCGACGACCGCGGTGATGCGGCGCGGCGTCGCCGAGCTGCAGGTGTCATGCCTTGCCACGCTGCTGATGCGCTGGCTGATTCCGCGCCTGCACCGGTTCAAGGCCCGGCATCCGGAGATCGACGTGCGGCTGTCCGCTTCCGACGAGCCGGTCGCCTTCGCGCGCGAGCATATCGACCTGGCCATCCGCCGGCTGGCCGCACCGTTTCCCGATGGCACGGCGGCAGTGCCGTTCCTGCCGGAGCAAGTAGGGCCCGTGCTGGCGCCTCGGTTGACGCCGGCGGGCGGGGTGCACGGGCCGCGCGACCTGCTGGCGGTCCCGCGACTGCATACCGCCTCGCGGCGCGATGCCTGGCCGGACTGGATGGCGCGGGTCGGCATGGACGGGCTGGCGGTCGACCAGGGTGCGGAGTTCGAGCACTTCTATTTCATGCTCGAGGCCGCCGCTGCCGGCCTCGGCGTGGCGATCGGCCCGTACCCGCTGGTGGCCGACGATCTCGCCGCCGGACGGCTGGTCGCGCCGCTCGGTTTCGTCGACGGTGGCCATGCCTATGTCGCCTATTGGCCGCGCCAGGGTGGGCATCCGGCCGCCGCGGCCTTTGCCGCGTGGCTGGCGGAGGAGGGGAGGGCGACCGCGTCCTACTGCGGTTCCGGGGCGTCCGGCGCGTCCGGTTCGGCGCCTCCATCGGCCGGCAGCTCGGTCGGTCCGGCGACCGGCAGCTCGACCGTCTCGTAG
- a CDS encoding Do family serine endopeptidase, with product MSTRRALIVVCCLLLAAVGGARAQQPFVAERDGVPTLAPLLAGVTPAVVNISVISRAPLEQNPLFRDPFFRRFFDTPGFPRIGPGAGRPSVAVGSGVIVDADAGLVLTNHHVVANGVEISVTLKDGRTLAAELVGSDPPTDIAVLRIPSDGLSALAFGDSDSLQVGDYVLAIGNPFGLGQTVTSGIVSALGRTGISNQGYEDFIQTDASINPGNSGGALIDLHGALIGINTSIIGPSGGNVGIGFAVPSRIASSVMDQIVAYGEVRRGRLGIAYQDVTPDLAELLGMPQALGVVVTRVEQGSVADQAGLVTGDVIVEINGRPIRDSMDLHNRVGLAPVDAAITIGIIRDGARMDVEAELVGLAEGPIDAGQRFDALPGATFHDILPGMALYGRIAGVLVGAVEPGSGASRLGLEEGDVIVGVNQRDIASLADLASALEDVGRSLALTIRRGGGTVFLFIG from the coding sequence ATGTCGACTCGCCGCGCCCTCATCGTCGTCTGCTGCCTGTTGCTGGCGGCGGTCGGCGGCGCGCGCGCACAACAGCCATTCGTCGCCGAGCGCGACGGCGTGCCGACGCTGGCGCCGCTGTTGGCCGGGGTGACGCCGGCTGTGGTCAACATCTCGGTCATCTCGCGGGCGCCGCTGGAACAGAACCCGCTGTTCCGCGACCCATTCTTCCGCCGCTTCTTCGACACGCCCGGCTTTCCGAGGATCGGGCCCGGTGCGGGACGACCCAGCGTGGCGGTCGGCTCCGGCGTGATCGTCGATGCGGATGCCGGCCTGGTTCTGACCAACCACCACGTCGTCGCCAACGGCGTGGAGATCTCGGTGACCCTGAAGGACGGCCGGACGCTGGCCGCCGAGCTGGTCGGCAGCGACCCGCCCACCGACATCGCGGTCCTGCGGATACCGTCCGACGGCCTGAGCGCGCTCGCCTTCGGCGACTCGGATTCGCTGCAGGTGGGCGACTATGTGCTGGCGATCGGCAACCCGTTCGGACTGGGCCAGACAGTGACCTCCGGCATCGTCAGCGCGCTGGGCCGCACCGGCATCAGCAACCAGGGCTACGAGGACTTCATCCAGACCGACGCGTCGATCAACCCCGGCAATTCCGGCGGCGCGCTGATCGACCTGCATGGCGCACTGATCGGCATCAACACCTCGATCATCGGCCCGTCGGGGGGCAACGTCGGTATCGGTTTTGCCGTGCCCAGCCGCATCGCCAGTTCGGTGATGGACCAGATCGTCGCCTATGGCGAAGTGCGCCGCGGGCGCCTGGGCATCGCCTACCAGGACGTGACGCCGGATCTGGCGGAGCTGCTGGGCATGCCGCAGGCGTTGGGCGTGGTGGTGACCCGGGTGGAGCAAGGCTCGGTCGCCGACCAGGCCGGCCTCGTCACCGGCGACGTCATCGTGGAGATCAACGGGCGGCCGATCCGCGATTCGATGGACCTGCACAACCGGGTCGGCCTGGCCCCGGTCGACGCCGCGATCACCATCGGCATCATCCGCGACGGCGCGCGGATGGACGTGGAGGCCGAGCTGGTCGGGCTGGCCGAGGGCCCGATCGACGCGGGCCAGCGCTTCGACGCGCTGCCCGGAGCGACCTTCCACGACATCCTGCCGGGCATGGCACTGTACGGACGGATTGCCGGCGTGCTGGTCGGCGCGGTCGAACCGGGCAGCGGCGCAAGCCGGCTGGGCCTCGAGGAAGGCGACGTCATCGTCGGCGTGAACCAGCGCGACATCGCGTCGCTGGCCGACCTGGCGAGCGCGCTGGAGGACGTCGGCCGGTCGTTGGCGCTGACGATCCGGCGCGGCGGCGGCACCGTGTTCCTGTTCATCGGCTAG
- a CDS encoding DUF1127 domain-containing protein, which yields MRPWAWHTPLAAVRTWRAVRRQRIALSRLDRRLLADIGVDPDAACRECEKPPWRA from the coding sequence TTGCGACCGTGGGCCTGGCATACGCCGCTGGCCGCTGTCCGCACCTGGCGGGCGGTTCGGCGCCAGCGGATTGCGCTGTCGCGGCTCGACCGACGCCTGCTGGCGGACATCGGCGTCGACCCGGATGCCGCCTGCCGGGAATGCGAAAAGCCGCCCTGGCGCGCCTGA